The proteins below are encoded in one region of Sander lucioperca isolate FBNREF2018 chromosome 11, SLUC_FBN_1.2, whole genome shotgun sequence:
- the tmem259 gene encoding membralin isoform X1 codes for MSENQPNNNNVPLNNNNNNNMGPNRLRNPNINQNPLINVRDRLFHALFFKMAVTYARLFPPSFRRVFEFFVLLKALFVLFILAYIHIAFSRSPIDCLEAVRERWPRDGILRVEIQRNSSRAPVFLQHYDAAAGLQEALGAGLSLAALQEEDEEEEEMTIEMFDNSSVQFDLDMEPRLKPSLIGGGVGGGGAGGGAGGGGNGSQDVSFSQTTKGMQPLDDSVSELEMMTRAVWPQEEYIVEYSLEYGFLRLSQSTRQRLNIPVMVVTLDPMKDECFGDGFSRFLLDEFLGYDDILMSSVKALAENEENKGFLRNVVSGEHYRFVSMWMARTSYLAAFVIMVIFTLSVSMLLRYSHHQIFVFIVDLLQMLEMNMTIAFPAAPLLTVILALVGMEAIMSEFFNDTTTAFYIILIVWLADQYDAICCHTNTSKRHWLRFFYLYHFAFYAYHYRFNGQYSSLALVTSWLFIQHSMIYFFHHYELPAILQQIRIQEMLLQNQQAGQQQAGQPAGQQAGQPADQQAGQPAGQPANNQAQALQDNLNNNAATTVAGTEPGPENTDPHAALQTLHSESNATLPTGAGEVRAELNWVSQTAAIFTEALSTAGDAAAASVVAEVWVDGGETGGDRRGERGEGGGEERERQSETVEGSGEKGAGMEDLNVVSVEIKATGGDPPIRGQEGAEGVGPRPNTDCPLPQSGTGTDCRAPQRPQTPS; via the exons ATGTCTGAGAACCagcccaacaacaacaacgtccctctgaacaacaacaacaacaacaacatgggACCCAACCGGCTCCGGAACCCCAACATCAACCAGAACCCGCTCATCAACGTCCGGGACCGCCTCTTCCACGCGCTCTTCTTCAAGATGGCCGTCACCTACGCCCGACTGTTCCCGCCGTCCTTCAGGAGGGTCTTCGAGTTCTTCGTCCTGCTAAAG GCGCTCTTCGTCCTCTTCATCCTCGCCTACATCCACATCGCCTTCTCTCGCTCGCCTATCGACTGCCTGGAGGCGGTGAGGGAGCGCTGGCCGCGGGACGGCATCCTGCGGGTGGAAATTCAGAGGAACTCCAGCCGCGCGCCCGTCTTCCTGCAGCACTACGACGCCGCGGCCGGCCTGCAGGAGGCGCTGGGGGCGGGGCTTAGCCTGGCAGCGCTGCAGGAGGAagacgaggaagaggaggagatgaCCATAGAGATGTTCGACAACAGCTCCGTGCAG TTTGATCTGGACATGGAGCCTCGTCTGAAGCCGTCTCTGATTGGAGGAGGAGTCGGAGGGGGCGGAGCAGGGGGAggggcaggaggaggagggaatggCAGTCAGGACGTCTCCTTCAGTCAGACCACTAAAGGTATGCAGCCCCTGGACGACTCAGTGTCTGAGCTGGAGATGATGACCAGAGCAG TGTGGCCTCAGGAGGAATACATCGTGGAGTATTCTCTGGAGTACGGCTTCCTGCGTCTGTCTCAGAGCACCAGACAGAGACTCAACATCCCCGTCATGGTCGTCACTCTGG ATCCCATGAAGGACGAGTGTTTCGGTGACGGATTCAGTCGCTTTCTGCTGGACGAGTTTTTGGGCTACGACGACATCCTGATGTCCAGCGTGAAGGCGCTCGCTGAGAACGAGGAGAACAAAG GGTTCCTGAGGAACGTGGTGTCTGGAGAACATTACCGCTTCGTCAGCATGTGGATGGCCAGAACGTCGTACCTGGCCGCCTTCGTCATCATGGTCATCTTC acTCTGTCCGTGTCCATGCTGCTCAGATATTCTCACCACCAGATCTTCGTTTTCATCG TGGATCTTCTTCAGATGCTGGAGATGAACATGACCATCGCCTTCCCAGCAGCCCCTCTGCTCACCGTCATCCTGGCCCTCGTTG GCATGGAGGCCATCATGTCGGAGTTCTTCAACGACACGACAACGGCGTTCTACATCATCCTCATCGTGTGGCTAGCCGACCAGTACGACGCCATCTGCTGCCACACCAACACCAGCAAACGCCACTGGCTCAG GTTCTTCTATCTGTACCACTTTGCCTTCTACGCCTATCACTACCGCTTCAACGGTCAGTACAGCAGCCTGGCGCTGGTCACATCCTGGCTCTTCATCCAG CACTCTATGAtctacttcttccaccactacgAGCTTCCTGCCATCCTACAGCAGATCCGGATCCAGGAGATGCTTCTGCAGAACCAGCAGGCGGGTCAGCAACAGGCGGGTCAGCCAGCAGGTCAGCAGGCGGGTCAGCCAGCAGATCAGCAGGCAGGTCAGCCAGCGGGTCAGCCGGCCAACAACCAGGCACAGGCGCTGCAGGACAACCTCAACAACAACGCTGCCACTACAGTCGCTGGGACAGAACCAGGACCGGAAAACACTGACCCACACGCCGCCCTGCAAACGCTGCACAGCGAATCAAACGCCACCCTGCCTACAGGAGCGGGAGAGGTGAGGGCAGAGCTGAACTGGGTCTCTCAAACAGCGGCCATCTTTACCGAAGCTCTGAGCACCGCCGGAGACGCAGCGGCCGCCAGCGTGGTGGCAGAGGTCTGGGTGGACGGAGGAGAAAcgggaggagacagaagaggagaaaggggggaaggaggaggagaagaaagagaaagacagagcgaAACGGTAGAAGGAAGCGGAGAAAAAGGAGCAGGAATGGAAGATTTGAATGTTGTTTCAGTAGAAATTAAAGCCACAGGAGGAGATCCTCCAATCAGAGGGCAGGAGGGGGCGGAGGGGGTGGGGCCCCGCCCAAACACAGACTGCCCCCTCCCACAGAGCGGCACAGGTACAGACTGCAGAGCGCCACAGCGGCCGCAGACGCCGTCCTGA
- the tmem259 gene encoding membralin isoform X2, producing the protein MSENQPNNNNVPLNNNNNNNMGPNRLRNPNINQNPLINVRDRLFHALFFKMAVTYARLFPPSFRRVFEFFVLLKALFVLFILAYIHIAFSRSPIDCLEAVRERWPRDGILRVEIQRNSSRAPVFLQHYDAAAGLQEALGAGLSLAALQEEDEEEEEMTIEMFDNSSVQFDLDMEPRLKPSLIGGGVGGGGAGGGAGGGGNGSQDVSFSQTTKGMQPLDDSVSELEMMTRAVWPQEEYIVEYSLEYGFLRLSQSTRQRLNIPVMVVTLDPMKDECFGDGFSRFLLDEFLGYDDILMSSVKALAENEENKGFLRNVVSGEHYRFVSMWMARTSYLAAFVIMVIFTLSVSMLLRYSHHQIFVFIVDLLQMLEMNMTIAFPAAPLLTVILALVGMEAIMSEFFNDTTTAFYIILIVWLADQYDAICCHTNTSKRHWLRFFYLYHFAFYAYHYRFNGQYSSLALVTSWLFIQHSMIYFFHHYELPAILQQIRIQEMLLQNQQAGQQQAGQPAGQPAGQPANNQAQALQDNLNNNAATTVAGTEPGPENTDPHAALQTLHSESNATLPTGAGEVRAELNWVSQTAAIFTEALSTAGDAAAASVVAEVWVDGGETGGDRRGERGEGGGEERERQSETVEGSGEKGAGMEDLNVVSVEIKATGGDPPIRGQEGAEGVGPRPNTDCPLPQSGTGTDCRAPQRPQTPS; encoded by the exons ATGTCTGAGAACCagcccaacaacaacaacgtccctctgaacaacaacaacaacaacaacatgggACCCAACCGGCTCCGGAACCCCAACATCAACCAGAACCCGCTCATCAACGTCCGGGACCGCCTCTTCCACGCGCTCTTCTTCAAGATGGCCGTCACCTACGCCCGACTGTTCCCGCCGTCCTTCAGGAGGGTCTTCGAGTTCTTCGTCCTGCTAAAG GCGCTCTTCGTCCTCTTCATCCTCGCCTACATCCACATCGCCTTCTCTCGCTCGCCTATCGACTGCCTGGAGGCGGTGAGGGAGCGCTGGCCGCGGGACGGCATCCTGCGGGTGGAAATTCAGAGGAACTCCAGCCGCGCGCCCGTCTTCCTGCAGCACTACGACGCCGCGGCCGGCCTGCAGGAGGCGCTGGGGGCGGGGCTTAGCCTGGCAGCGCTGCAGGAGGAagacgaggaagaggaggagatgaCCATAGAGATGTTCGACAACAGCTCCGTGCAG TTTGATCTGGACATGGAGCCTCGTCTGAAGCCGTCTCTGATTGGAGGAGGAGTCGGAGGGGGCGGAGCAGGGGGAggggcaggaggaggagggaatggCAGTCAGGACGTCTCCTTCAGTCAGACCACTAAAGGTATGCAGCCCCTGGACGACTCAGTGTCTGAGCTGGAGATGATGACCAGAGCAG TGTGGCCTCAGGAGGAATACATCGTGGAGTATTCTCTGGAGTACGGCTTCCTGCGTCTGTCTCAGAGCACCAGACAGAGACTCAACATCCCCGTCATGGTCGTCACTCTGG ATCCCATGAAGGACGAGTGTTTCGGTGACGGATTCAGTCGCTTTCTGCTGGACGAGTTTTTGGGCTACGACGACATCCTGATGTCCAGCGTGAAGGCGCTCGCTGAGAACGAGGAGAACAAAG GGTTCCTGAGGAACGTGGTGTCTGGAGAACATTACCGCTTCGTCAGCATGTGGATGGCCAGAACGTCGTACCTGGCCGCCTTCGTCATCATGGTCATCTTC acTCTGTCCGTGTCCATGCTGCTCAGATATTCTCACCACCAGATCTTCGTTTTCATCG TGGATCTTCTTCAGATGCTGGAGATGAACATGACCATCGCCTTCCCAGCAGCCCCTCTGCTCACCGTCATCCTGGCCCTCGTTG GCATGGAGGCCATCATGTCGGAGTTCTTCAACGACACGACAACGGCGTTCTACATCATCCTCATCGTGTGGCTAGCCGACCAGTACGACGCCATCTGCTGCCACACCAACACCAGCAAACGCCACTGGCTCAG GTTCTTCTATCTGTACCACTTTGCCTTCTACGCCTATCACTACCGCTTCAACGGTCAGTACAGCAGCCTGGCGCTGGTCACATCCTGGCTCTTCATCCAG CACTCTATGAtctacttcttccaccactacgAGCTTCCTGCCATCCTACAGCAGATCCGGATCCAGGAGATGCTTCTGCAGAACCAGCAGGCGGGTCAGCAACAGGCGGGTCAGCCAGCAG GTCAGCCAGCGGGTCAGCCGGCCAACAACCAGGCACAGGCGCTGCAGGACAACCTCAACAACAACGCTGCCACTACAGTCGCTGGGACAGAACCAGGACCGGAAAACACTGACCCACACGCCGCCCTGCAAACGCTGCACAGCGAATCAAACGCCACCCTGCCTACAGGAGCGGGAGAGGTGAGGGCAGAGCTGAACTGGGTCTCTCAAACAGCGGCCATCTTTACCGAAGCTCTGAGCACCGCCGGAGACGCAGCGGCCGCCAGCGTGGTGGCAGAGGTCTGGGTGGACGGAGGAGAAAcgggaggagacagaagaggagaaaggggggaaggaggaggagaagaaagagaaagacagagcgaAACGGTAGAAGGAAGCGGAGAAAAAGGAGCAGGAATGGAAGATTTGAATGTTGTTTCAGTAGAAATTAAAGCCACAGGAGGAGATCCTCCAATCAGAGGGCAGGAGGGGGCGGAGGGGGTGGGGCCCCGCCCAAACACAGACTGCCCCCTCCCACAGAGCGGCACAGGTACAGACTGCAGAGCGCCACAGCGGCCGCAGACGCCGTCCTGA
- the tmem259 gene encoding membralin isoform X3 yields the protein MSENQPNNNNVPLNNNNNNNMGPNRLRNPNINQNPLINVRDRLFHALFFKMAVTYARLFPPSFRRVFEFFVLLKALFVLFILAYIHIAFSRSPIDCLEAVRERWPRDGILRVEIQRNSSRAPVFLQHYDAAAGLQEALGAGLSLAALQEEDEEEEEMTIEMFDNSSVQFDLDMEPRLKPSLIGGGVGGGGAGGGAGGGGNGSQDVSFSQTTKVWPQEEYIVEYSLEYGFLRLSQSTRQRLNIPVMVVTLDPMKDECFGDGFSRFLLDEFLGYDDILMSSVKALAENEENKGFLRNVVSGEHYRFVSMWMARTSYLAAFVIMVIFTLSVSMLLRYSHHQIFVFIVDLLQMLEMNMTIAFPAAPLLTVILALVGMEAIMSEFFNDTTTAFYIILIVWLADQYDAICCHTNTSKRHWLRFFYLYHFAFYAYHYRFNGQYSSLALVTSWLFIQHSMIYFFHHYELPAILQQIRIQEMLLQNQQAGQQQAGQPAGQQAGQPADQQAGQPAGQPANNQAQALQDNLNNNAATTVAGTEPGPENTDPHAALQTLHSESNATLPTGAGEVRAELNWVSQTAAIFTEALSTAGDAAAASVVAEVWVDGGETGGDRRGERGEGGGEERERQSETVEGSGEKGAGMEDLNVVSVEIKATGGDPPIRGQEGAEGVGPRPNTDCPLPQSGTGTDCRAPQRPQTPS from the exons ATGTCTGAGAACCagcccaacaacaacaacgtccctctgaacaacaacaacaacaacaacatgggACCCAACCGGCTCCGGAACCCCAACATCAACCAGAACCCGCTCATCAACGTCCGGGACCGCCTCTTCCACGCGCTCTTCTTCAAGATGGCCGTCACCTACGCCCGACTGTTCCCGCCGTCCTTCAGGAGGGTCTTCGAGTTCTTCGTCCTGCTAAAG GCGCTCTTCGTCCTCTTCATCCTCGCCTACATCCACATCGCCTTCTCTCGCTCGCCTATCGACTGCCTGGAGGCGGTGAGGGAGCGCTGGCCGCGGGACGGCATCCTGCGGGTGGAAATTCAGAGGAACTCCAGCCGCGCGCCCGTCTTCCTGCAGCACTACGACGCCGCGGCCGGCCTGCAGGAGGCGCTGGGGGCGGGGCTTAGCCTGGCAGCGCTGCAGGAGGAagacgaggaagaggaggagatgaCCATAGAGATGTTCGACAACAGCTCCGTGCAG TTTGATCTGGACATGGAGCCTCGTCTGAAGCCGTCTCTGATTGGAGGAGGAGTCGGAGGGGGCGGAGCAGGGGGAggggcaggaggaggagggaatggCAGTCAGGACGTCTCCTTCAGTCAGACCACTAAAG TGTGGCCTCAGGAGGAATACATCGTGGAGTATTCTCTGGAGTACGGCTTCCTGCGTCTGTCTCAGAGCACCAGACAGAGACTCAACATCCCCGTCATGGTCGTCACTCTGG ATCCCATGAAGGACGAGTGTTTCGGTGACGGATTCAGTCGCTTTCTGCTGGACGAGTTTTTGGGCTACGACGACATCCTGATGTCCAGCGTGAAGGCGCTCGCTGAGAACGAGGAGAACAAAG GGTTCCTGAGGAACGTGGTGTCTGGAGAACATTACCGCTTCGTCAGCATGTGGATGGCCAGAACGTCGTACCTGGCCGCCTTCGTCATCATGGTCATCTTC acTCTGTCCGTGTCCATGCTGCTCAGATATTCTCACCACCAGATCTTCGTTTTCATCG TGGATCTTCTTCAGATGCTGGAGATGAACATGACCATCGCCTTCCCAGCAGCCCCTCTGCTCACCGTCATCCTGGCCCTCGTTG GCATGGAGGCCATCATGTCGGAGTTCTTCAACGACACGACAACGGCGTTCTACATCATCCTCATCGTGTGGCTAGCCGACCAGTACGACGCCATCTGCTGCCACACCAACACCAGCAAACGCCACTGGCTCAG GTTCTTCTATCTGTACCACTTTGCCTTCTACGCCTATCACTACCGCTTCAACGGTCAGTACAGCAGCCTGGCGCTGGTCACATCCTGGCTCTTCATCCAG CACTCTATGAtctacttcttccaccactacgAGCTTCCTGCCATCCTACAGCAGATCCGGATCCAGGAGATGCTTCTGCAGAACCAGCAGGCGGGTCAGCAACAGGCGGGTCAGCCAGCAGGTCAGCAGGCGGGTCAGCCAGCAGATCAGCAGGCAGGTCAGCCAGCGGGTCAGCCGGCCAACAACCAGGCACAGGCGCTGCAGGACAACCTCAACAACAACGCTGCCACTACAGTCGCTGGGACAGAACCAGGACCGGAAAACACTGACCCACACGCCGCCCTGCAAACGCTGCACAGCGAATCAAACGCCACCCTGCCTACAGGAGCGGGAGAGGTGAGGGCAGAGCTGAACTGGGTCTCTCAAACAGCGGCCATCTTTACCGAAGCTCTGAGCACCGCCGGAGACGCAGCGGCCGCCAGCGTGGTGGCAGAGGTCTGGGTGGACGGAGGAGAAAcgggaggagacagaagaggagaaaggggggaaggaggaggagaagaaagagaaagacagagcgaAACGGTAGAAGGAAGCGGAGAAAAAGGAGCAGGAATGGAAGATTTGAATGTTGTTTCAGTAGAAATTAAAGCCACAGGAGGAGATCCTCCAATCAGAGGGCAGGAGGGGGCGGAGGGGGTGGGGCCCCGCCCAAACACAGACTGCCCCCTCCCACAGAGCGGCACAGGTACAGACTGCAGAGCGCCACAGCGGCCGCAGACGCCGTCCTGA
- the tmem259 gene encoding membralin isoform X4, which produces MSENQPNNNNVPLNNNNNNNMGPNRLRNPNINQNPLINVRDRLFHALFFKMAVTYARLFPPSFRRVFEFFVLLKALFVLFILAYIHIAFSRSPIDCLEAVRERWPRDGILRVEIQRNSSRAPVFLQHYDAAAGLQEALGAGLSLAALQEEDEEEEEMTIEMFDNSSVQFDLDMEPRLKPSLIGGGVGGGGAGGGAGGGGNGSQDVSFSQTTKGMQPLDDSVSELEMMTRAVWPQEEYIVEYSLEYGFLRLSQSTRQRLNIPVMVVTLDPMKDECFGDGFSRFLLDEFLGYDDILMSSVKALAENEENKGFLRNVVSGEHYRFVSMWMARTSYLAAFVIMVIFTLSVSMLLRYSHHQIFVFIVDLLQMLEMNMTIAFPAAPLLTVILALVGMEAIMSEFFNDTTTAFYIILIVWLADQYDAICCHTNTSKRHWLR; this is translated from the exons ATGTCTGAGAACCagcccaacaacaacaacgtccctctgaacaacaacaacaacaacaacatgggACCCAACCGGCTCCGGAACCCCAACATCAACCAGAACCCGCTCATCAACGTCCGGGACCGCCTCTTCCACGCGCTCTTCTTCAAGATGGCCGTCACCTACGCCCGACTGTTCCCGCCGTCCTTCAGGAGGGTCTTCGAGTTCTTCGTCCTGCTAAAG GCGCTCTTCGTCCTCTTCATCCTCGCCTACATCCACATCGCCTTCTCTCGCTCGCCTATCGACTGCCTGGAGGCGGTGAGGGAGCGCTGGCCGCGGGACGGCATCCTGCGGGTGGAAATTCAGAGGAACTCCAGCCGCGCGCCCGTCTTCCTGCAGCACTACGACGCCGCGGCCGGCCTGCAGGAGGCGCTGGGGGCGGGGCTTAGCCTGGCAGCGCTGCAGGAGGAagacgaggaagaggaggagatgaCCATAGAGATGTTCGACAACAGCTCCGTGCAG TTTGATCTGGACATGGAGCCTCGTCTGAAGCCGTCTCTGATTGGAGGAGGAGTCGGAGGGGGCGGAGCAGGGGGAggggcaggaggaggagggaatggCAGTCAGGACGTCTCCTTCAGTCAGACCACTAAAGGTATGCAGCCCCTGGACGACTCAGTGTCTGAGCTGGAGATGATGACCAGAGCAG TGTGGCCTCAGGAGGAATACATCGTGGAGTATTCTCTGGAGTACGGCTTCCTGCGTCTGTCTCAGAGCACCAGACAGAGACTCAACATCCCCGTCATGGTCGTCACTCTGG ATCCCATGAAGGACGAGTGTTTCGGTGACGGATTCAGTCGCTTTCTGCTGGACGAGTTTTTGGGCTACGACGACATCCTGATGTCCAGCGTGAAGGCGCTCGCTGAGAACGAGGAGAACAAAG GGTTCCTGAGGAACGTGGTGTCTGGAGAACATTACCGCTTCGTCAGCATGTGGATGGCCAGAACGTCGTACCTGGCCGCCTTCGTCATCATGGTCATCTTC acTCTGTCCGTGTCCATGCTGCTCAGATATTCTCACCACCAGATCTTCGTTTTCATCG TGGATCTTCTTCAGATGCTGGAGATGAACATGACCATCGCCTTCCCAGCAGCCCCTCTGCTCACCGTCATCCTGGCCCTCGTTG GCATGGAGGCCATCATGTCGGAGTTCTTCAACGACACGACAACGGCGTTCTACATCATCCTCATCGTGTGGCTAGCCGACCAGTACGACGCCATCTGCTGCCACACCAACACCAGCAAACGCCACTGGCTCAGGTGA
- the tmem259 gene encoding membralin isoform X5 encodes MSENQPNNNNVPLNNNNNNNMGPNRLRNPNINQNPLINVRDRLFHALFFKMAVTYARLFPPSFRRVFEFFVLLKALFVLFILAYIHIAFSRSPIDCLEAVRERWPRDGILRVEIQRNSSRAPVFLQHYDAAAGLQEALGAGLSLAALQEEDEEEEEMTIEMFDNSSVQFDLDMEPRLKPSLIGGGVGGGGAGGGAGGGGNGSQDVSFSQTTKGMQPLDDSVSELEMMTRAVWPQEEYIVEYSLEYGFLRLSQSTRQRLNIPVMVVTLDPMKDECFGDGFSRFLLDEFLGYDDILMSSVKALAENEENKGFLRNVVSGEHYRFVSMWMARTSYLAAFVIMVIFVSHDANSRTLKTMDHKSALQGVAGHCRAQQGTAGRSKALQGAAGHCRA; translated from the exons ATGTCTGAGAACCagcccaacaacaacaacgtccctctgaacaacaacaacaacaacaacatgggACCCAACCGGCTCCGGAACCCCAACATCAACCAGAACCCGCTCATCAACGTCCGGGACCGCCTCTTCCACGCGCTCTTCTTCAAGATGGCCGTCACCTACGCCCGACTGTTCCCGCCGTCCTTCAGGAGGGTCTTCGAGTTCTTCGTCCTGCTAAAG GCGCTCTTCGTCCTCTTCATCCTCGCCTACATCCACATCGCCTTCTCTCGCTCGCCTATCGACTGCCTGGAGGCGGTGAGGGAGCGCTGGCCGCGGGACGGCATCCTGCGGGTGGAAATTCAGAGGAACTCCAGCCGCGCGCCCGTCTTCCTGCAGCACTACGACGCCGCGGCCGGCCTGCAGGAGGCGCTGGGGGCGGGGCTTAGCCTGGCAGCGCTGCAGGAGGAagacgaggaagaggaggagatgaCCATAGAGATGTTCGACAACAGCTCCGTGCAG TTTGATCTGGACATGGAGCCTCGTCTGAAGCCGTCTCTGATTGGAGGAGGAGTCGGAGGGGGCGGAGCAGGGGGAggggcaggaggaggagggaatggCAGTCAGGACGTCTCCTTCAGTCAGACCACTAAAGGTATGCAGCCCCTGGACGACTCAGTGTCTGAGCTGGAGATGATGACCAGAGCAG TGTGGCCTCAGGAGGAATACATCGTGGAGTATTCTCTGGAGTACGGCTTCCTGCGTCTGTCTCAGAGCACCAGACAGAGACTCAACATCCCCGTCATGGTCGTCACTCTGG ATCCCATGAAGGACGAGTGTTTCGGTGACGGATTCAGTCGCTTTCTGCTGGACGAGTTTTTGGGCTACGACGACATCCTGATGTCCAGCGTGAAGGCGCTCGCTGAGAACGAGGAGAACAAAG GGTTCCTGAGGAACGTGGTGTCTGGAGAACATTACCGCTTCGTCAGCATGTGGATGGCCAGAACGTCGTACCTGGCCGCCTTCGTCATCATGGTCATCTTCGTAAGTCACGATGCAAACAGCCGCACT TTAAAAACCATGGATCATAAATcagcactgcagggcgtagcagggcactgcagggcgcagcaaggcactgcagggcgtagcaaggcactgcagggtgcagcagggcactgcagggcgtag